From the genome of Psychroserpens ponticola, one region includes:
- a CDS encoding DUF1835 domain-containing protein codes for MNKALHITNGNSLTNVLKELEIKGDILTWQEMLCEGPTIAHIDSDEFIEVRQQFLSDFYNIEINEKELKKEINKLNAIEDYTEIILWFEFDLFCHINLLGVLSLLHQKEINLPLYLVCSGRIEGDKNLKGLSELSTEQLYKHYDERIQLTEKDKDLAITLWRTYCGKDHNLFKPYIVQESSFKYLSNCLKAHLRRFPDSRSGLNILEKNILEIVRDNDIKSKHHLLGYIMNYQGFYGYGDLQLDRMIHQLSLFFDINETQLKLNRKGHEALVKIHNFSVEINNNMTYGGLNRLDFQFNKEENKLVKTNINVH; via the coding sequence ATGAATAAAGCACTTCATATTACAAATGGGAACTCTTTAACTAATGTTCTTAAAGAATTAGAAATTAAAGGTGATATCTTGACTTGGCAAGAAATGCTTTGCGAAGGGCCAACTATTGCGCATATTGATTCAGACGAGTTTATAGAAGTGCGACAACAATTTTTAAGTGATTTTTATAATATTGAAATTAATGAAAAGGAACTTAAAAAGGAAATAAACAAATTAAATGCTATTGAAGATTATACCGAAATCATATTATGGTTTGAATTTGATTTATTTTGTCATATAAATCTTCTTGGAGTATTGAGTTTATTACATCAAAAAGAGATTAACCTTCCACTCTATTTAGTTTGTAGTGGACGAATAGAAGGTGATAAAAACCTTAAAGGTTTATCTGAACTTTCTACAGAACAACTCTATAAACATTATGATGAGCGTATTCAATTAACAGAAAAAGATAAAGACCTTGCCATTACGTTATGGAGAACTTATTGTGGTAAAGATCATAATTTGTTCAAACCGTATATTGTTCAAGAATCCTCATTTAAATATCTTAGTAATTGTTTAAAAGCACATTTAAGACGCTTTCCAGATTCTAGAAGCGGATTAAATATTTTGGAAAAGAACATATTAGAAATCGTTAGAGATAACGACATAAAATCTAAGCATCATTTATTAGGTTACATCATGAATTATCAAGGGTTTTATGGTTATGGAGATTTACAATTGGATCGTATGATACATCAATTATCTCTGTTTTTTGATATTAATGAAACTCAATTAAAACTCAATAGAAAAGGTCATGAAGCCTTAGTTAAAATTCATAATTTCTCAGTAGAGATTAATAACAATATGACCTATGGAGGATTGAATCGATTAGATTTTCAATTCAATAAAGAAGAAAATAAACTTGTAAAAACAAATATTAATGTCCATTAA
- a CDS encoding isopenicillin N synthase family dioxygenase — protein MERIPSVNLEDFISGDQNRKQKFIDEIGKAYEEIGFVALKGHFLNDALLDSLYTEVKNFFTLPIDAKRKYEIEGIGGQRGYVSFGKESAKGKKEGDLKEFWHFGQYVDDDPERAKEYPENVDVKELPEFNSVGKETYAMLEKTAKYVLRALALYLDLEETYFDDYIHNGNSILRPIHYPPINSEPKNAVRAAAHGDINLITLLMGAQGRGLQVQNHKQEWIDAIAEPDELMINVGDMLSRHTNNKLKSTIHRVVNPPRELWGTSRYSIPFFMHPISEMKLDVLESCIDDENPKQFDDITAGEFLNERLIELGLKK, from the coding sequence ATGGAAAGAATACCTAGTGTTAATCTTGAAGATTTTATTTCAGGAGACCAAAATAGAAAACAAAAATTTATTGATGAAATAGGAAAAGCATACGAGGAGATAGGTTTTGTAGCTTTAAAAGGTCATTTTTTAAATGATGCTTTATTGGACAGTTTATATACTGAGGTAAAAAATTTTTTCACCTTACCAATTGATGCGAAACGCAAATATGAAATTGAAGGTATTGGTGGTCAGCGTGGTTATGTCTCTTTCGGAAAAGAAAGTGCTAAAGGGAAAAAAGAAGGTGATTTAAAAGAATTTTGGCATTTCGGACAATATGTTGATGATGATCCAGAACGCGCGAAAGAATATCCTGAAAATGTTGATGTAAAAGAATTACCTGAATTCAATAGCGTTGGTAAAGAAACCTATGCCATGCTTGAAAAAACAGCAAAGTATGTTTTAAGAGCTTTAGCTTTGTATTTGGATTTAGAAGAGACATATTTTGATGATTATATTCATAATGGGAATTCAATTTTAAGACCAATTCACTATCCTCCAATTAATTCAGAACCTAAAAATGCAGTTCGTGCTGCTGCTCATGGTGATATTAATTTAATTACTTTATTAATGGGTGCTCAAGGACGTGGATTACAAGTTCAAAATCATAAACAAGAATGGATTGATGCAATTGCAGAACCAGACGAATTAATGATTAATGTAGGTGATATGTTATCAAGACATACAAATAACAAATTGAAATCGACAATACATCGCGTTGTGAATCCTCCAAGAGAACTTTGGGGAACATCTCGTTATTCTATTCCATTTTTTATGCATCCAATTAGCGAAATGAAATTAGATGTTTTAGAGAGTTGTATTGATGATGAAAACCCAAAACAGTTTGATGATATAACTGCTGGAGAGTTTTTAAATGAACGTCTAATTGAGCTAGGCCTTAAAAAATAA
- a CDS encoding translation initiation factor, whose amino-acid sequence MDLQDQLKNLFPDHVSKEDPKEKDVQKQDIWLQDDPIICKYEKRKGKPITILEGYTGADKDFKLLAKELKQKLSVGGSFKDNKIIIQGDYRDKIMQMLKEKGFAVKRVGG is encoded by the coding sequence ATGGATTTACAAGATCAATTAAAAAACCTATTCCCAGATCACGTTTCAAAGGAAGATCCTAAAGAAAAGGATGTGCAAAAACAAGACATTTGGTTGCAAGACGATCCTATTATTTGCAAATATGAAAAACGAAAAGGAAAACCAATTACCATTTTAGAAGGGTATACAGGAGCAGATAAAGATTTTAAATTGCTTGCCAAAGAGCTTAAACAAAAGTTAAGTGTTGGTGGTAGTTTTAAAGATAATAAAATCATCATTCAAGGTGATTATAGAGATAAAATTATGCAGATGCTAAAGGAAAAAGGATTTGCAGTTAAACGTGTAGGAGGATAA
- a CDS encoding endonuclease MutS2, which produces MINIHDKTLQDIEFYTVLQQVSELCITDLGRVETLKIKPYSTKENVFESLQFTHEFVSSFYNDNRIPNHGFEPITKELKLLKIENSYLETKSFQKIASITIRITDILKFLKTFEEYYPSLFKSTSSIEIIPHLVSEIDAIIDRFGDVKDNATDALYQLRQSINMVRGKINQSFTSALNTYHNLDYLDDIRESVVENKRVLAVKAMYRRKVKGSIMGSSKTGSIVYIQPETTFQYARELNNLEFEEGEEIDKILRNLTEYIRPYTTALETYQLFLATLDVIYAKAKYAQSINGILPEINDDKVYEVKEAFHPLLYLSNKSQGKKTYSQSIVLHPENRIIVISGPNAGGKSITLKTIGLLQVMIQCGLLIPVHEKSTICLFDRIISDIGDNQSIENHLSTYSYRLKQMNYFLKKCNKNTLFLIDEFGTGSDPELGGALAETFLEEFYHRNAYGIITTHYSNLKVLANELPFMQNANMMFDEKTLEPMFKLALGQAGSSFTFEVAQKNGIPYSLINRAKKKIERGKVRFDATIAKLQKERSKLEKTERSLKENEKKKQSEADKLEEVNAKVQKKLENFQELYDSNQRLIYLGQKVNDISEKYFEDKKKRELMAELFRLVQIENSKRKKVTVKQKRAEKHKEKQVKQEAEKKVDIIRKKKKAAKKKEIKIEKPKPILKLGDRVRMFDGKAIGTIDSLEKGKAIVNYGIFTTNVNMDLLELVETNK; this is translated from the coding sequence ATGATTAATATTCACGATAAAACATTACAAGACATTGAATTCTACACGGTTTTACAACAAGTGTCAGAATTATGTATAACAGATTTAGGTAGAGTTGAAACTCTAAAAATCAAACCTTATTCTACCAAAGAAAATGTGTTTGAGTCTTTGCAGTTTACTCATGAATTTGTCTCTTCGTTTTATAATGATAACCGCATTCCAAATCACGGTTTTGAGCCTATAACAAAAGAACTCAAACTTTTAAAAATTGAAAACTCTTATTTAGAAACTAAAAGTTTCCAAAAAATTGCATCCATAACAATTAGAATTACAGATATTCTTAAGTTTTTGAAGACATTTGAAGAATATTATCCTTCGTTATTCAAGTCTACTTCTTCTATTGAAATTATACCTCATCTTGTTTCTGAAATTGATGCCATAATTGATCGTTTTGGAGATGTAAAAGATAATGCAACAGATGCATTGTATCAATTGCGGCAATCCATAAATATGGTGAGAGGAAAGATTAATCAAAGCTTTACTTCTGCATTAAATACCTATCATAATTTAGATTATTTAGATGATATTAGAGAATCTGTAGTTGAAAACAAACGTGTACTTGCTGTTAAAGCGATGTACAGACGAAAGGTTAAAGGTAGTATCATGGGAAGTAGTAAAACTGGAAGTATCGTTTACATTCAGCCAGAAACTACGTTTCAATATGCAAGAGAACTTAATAATCTTGAATTTGAAGAAGGTGAAGAAATCGATAAAATTTTACGTAATCTAACTGAATATATAAGACCTTATACTACTGCATTAGAAACCTATCAACTGTTTTTAGCGACATTAGATGTTATTTATGCTAAAGCAAAATATGCGCAATCTATAAATGGAATTCTTCCTGAAATAAATGACGATAAAGTTTATGAAGTTAAAGAAGCTTTTCATCCTTTACTCTATTTGTCTAACAAAAGTCAAGGGAAGAAAACCTATTCTCAATCGATAGTACTTCATCCAGAAAATAGAATCATTGTCATTTCTGGCCCTAATGCTGGTGGAAAAAGTATCACACTTAAAACCATCGGATTATTGCAAGTAATGATTCAATGTGGATTATTAATTCCTGTTCACGAAAAAAGTACCATCTGTCTGTTTGATAGAATTATAAGTGATATTGGTGATAATCAATCTATCGAAAATCATTTAAGCACTTACAGTTACCGATTAAAACAAATGAATTATTTTCTTAAGAAATGTAATAAAAACACATTATTCTTGATTGATGAATTTGGAACAGGTAGTGATCCTGAACTTGGAGGTGCTTTGGCTGAAACGTTTCTTGAAGAGTTTTATCATCGTAATGCCTACGGAATTATAACAACCCACTACTCTAATTTAAAAGTATTAGCAAACGAATTGCCTTTCATGCAAAATGCTAATATGATGTTTGATGAAAAAACATTAGAACCAATGTTTAAATTGGCTTTGGGTCAAGCTGGAAGTTCTTTTACATTTGAAGTTGCTCAAAAAAATGGCATTCCTTATAGTTTAATTAATCGTGCTAAAAAGAAAATTGAGCGTGGTAAAGTTAGATTTGATGCTACTATTGCTAAACTTCAAAAAGAACGAAGTAAGCTTGAAAAAACAGAACGTTCATTAAAAGAAAATGAAAAGAAAAAACAATCAGAAGCAGATAAACTTGAAGAGGTTAATGCTAAAGTTCAGAAGAAATTAGAGAATTTTCAAGAACTATATGATTCTAATCAGCGATTGATTTATTTAGGACAAAAAGTTAATGATATTTCAGAAAAATACTTTGAAGACAAAAAGAAGCGTGAATTAATGGCTGAATTGTTTAGATTGGTTCAAATAGAAAACTCTAAGCGAAAGAAAGTAACTGTGAAACAAAAACGTGCTGAAAAACATAAAGAAAAGCAGGTAAAACAAGAAGCAGAGAAGAAAGTAGACATTATTCGTAAAAAGAAAAAAGCAGCCAAGAAAAAAGAGATTAAAATTGAAAAACCAAAACCAATTTTAAAACTTGGAGATCGTGTGCGTATGTTTGATGGTAAAGCGATTGGAACTATTGATTCTTTAGAAAAAGGAAAAGCCATAGTGAACTATGGCATTTTCACGACTAACGTTAATATGGATTTACTTGAATTAGTTGAAACTAATAAGTAA
- a CDS encoding cupin-like domain-containing protein, producing MEKAIIERVQNILNKPLQDIKTIEKISHDAFFKDYLKKNTPVKITKMMDHWKARELWSLDYFEKIGKDKETYMYKGNIRQNDTNWHFGAFQDYLNEIRSENTDTYLGNMPIAAMFPELLEHVDFSLISKNTVRNSTSLWIGPPGTLTGWHTDRLANNILALIEGRKLVFLVNPKDSNDMYPSEKYEPGSRLSDVNMEDFNASKHAKFKDVNVQYTIINPGEMLFIPQTWWHCVYGLDVSISSNNFAFTPIDNFKMKTSELIKRKLHNMGLYSTKNCVCHYINDEGKRVIR from the coding sequence ATGGAAAAAGCGATTATTGAAAGAGTACAAAATATTTTAAATAAGCCTTTACAGGACATCAAAACTATCGAGAAAATTTCTCATGATGCTTTTTTTAAAGACTATTTAAAAAAGAACACTCCAGTTAAAATCACTAAAATGATGGACCATTGGAAAGCAAGAGAGCTTTGGTCTTTAGATTACTTTGAAAAAATTGGTAAAGACAAAGAGACTTATATGTATAAAGGTAACATTAGACAGAATGATACCAATTGGCATTTTGGAGCTTTTCAGGATTATTTAAATGAAATCCGAAGTGAAAATACAGATACGTATTTGGGCAATATGCCAATTGCAGCAATGTTCCCTGAACTTTTAGAACATGTTGACTTTTCATTGATTTCAAAAAATACAGTTAGAAACTCAACATCGCTTTGGATTGGACCTCCAGGAACGTTAACGGGTTGGCATACAGATCGTCTTGCTAATAATATTTTGGCTTTAATTGAAGGGCGAAAATTAGTGTTTTTAGTAAATCCTAAAGATTCAAACGACATGTATCCTAGCGAAAAATATGAGCCAGGCTCACGTTTGAGTGATGTGAATATGGAAGATTTTAACGCCTCTAAACATGCCAAGTTTAAAGATGTAAATGTGCAATACACCATTATTAATCCTGGTGAAATGCTCTTTATTCCTCAGACTTGGTGGCATTGTGTTTATGGATTGGATGTTTCTATAAGCTCTAATAATTTTGCCTTTACTCCTATTGATAATTTTAAAATGAAAACTTCTGAACTTATTAAACGTAAGCTTCATAATATGGGATTATACAGTACTAAAAACTGTGTTTGTCATTATATCAATGATGAAGGAAAACGTGTTATTCGTTAA
- a CDS encoding nucleoside phosphorylase has protein sequence MSIKNSELILNPDGSVYHLNLKPENISDTIIFVGDQDRVEKITKHFDRIEFSTQKREFKTQTGYYQEKRITVISTGIGPDNIDIVLNELDALVNINLQTRQPKTDLTSLKIVRIGTSGSLQADIPVDAFVISTHGLDINGMLHFYQIDDICNPEVEDAFIAHTNWDKNKARPIVINNSKYLENHFDSDQVFKGMTGTAGGFYGPQGRVLRLPLKDATLNSKLDVFSYKDFRITNFEMETSVIYGLSKLLGHEALSLNAIIANRPNGDFSKDPKQTVENLINYALERIINI, from the coding sequence ATGTCCATTAAAAATTCTGAATTAATACTAAATCCCGATGGCAGTGTTTATCATTTAAATCTTAAACCTGAAAACATTTCTGACACTATTATTTTTGTTGGAGATCAAGATCGTGTTGAAAAAATCACGAAGCATTTTGATCGTATTGAGTTTAGTACTCAAAAAAGGGAGTTTAAAACACAAACTGGATATTATCAAGAGAAACGAATTACGGTAATTTCAACAGGTATAGGACCAGATAATATTGATATTGTATTGAATGAATTGGATGCATTGGTCAATATTAACCTACAAACTAGACAGCCAAAAACTGACTTGACGAGTTTGAAAATTGTTAGAATTGGTACTTCGGGTTCATTACAAGCTGATATTCCTGTAGATGCATTTGTAATCAGTACTCATGGATTGGATATAAACGGAATGTTGCATTTTTATCAAATAGATGACATTTGTAATCCAGAAGTAGAAGATGCTTTTATTGCACATACCAATTGGGATAAAAATAAAGCAAGACCAATTGTTATTAATAATAGTAAGTATTTAGAAAACCATTTTGATAGTGATCAAGTGTTTAAGGGTATGACAGGAACTGCAGGTGGATTTTATGGTCCACAAGGAAGAGTGCTAAGATTACCATTGAAAGATGCAACGCTCAATTCTAAATTAGATGTATTTTCATATAAAGATTTTAGGATAACAAATTTTGAAATGGAAACTTCTGTTATATATGGTTTGTCTAAATTATTAGGTCATGAAGCGCTTTCATTAAATGCTATTATTGCAAATCGACCAAATGGAGATTTCAGTAAAGACCCAAAACAGACTGTAGAAAATCTAATTAATTATGCATTAGAGCGCATTATAAATATATAA
- a CDS encoding uracil-DNA glycosylase encodes MKVNIHESWKNILIDEFDKPYFKDLLAFVETEYLLHNCYPIKNQIFSALNNCHFNDVKIVIIGQDPYHGEGQANGLCFSVNDTVSHPPSLVNVFKEIERDLGLQYPESGNLERWAKQGVLLLNATLTVRAQQAGSHQKKGWENFTNAIIKIISKEKKEVVFLLWGGFAKQKAKFIDGFRHHILTSGHPSPLSANRGYWFNNKHFSKANLYLTEKGYEPINWE; translated from the coding sequence ATGAAGGTAAACATACACGAAAGCTGGAAAAACATACTAATTGACGAATTCGATAAACCTTACTTTAAAGATCTTTTAGCTTTTGTTGAGACTGAATATTTGCTTCACAACTGCTATCCAATAAAAAATCAGATTTTTTCAGCTTTAAATAATTGCCATTTTAATGATGTAAAAATAGTTATTATTGGTCAAGACCCTTATCATGGTGAAGGTCAAGCTAATGGGCTTTGTTTTTCTGTAAATGACACGGTTTCACATCCACCTTCATTAGTTAATGTTTTTAAAGAAATTGAACGTGATTTAGGCTTGCAATATCCAGAATCTGGTAATCTTGAACGCTGGGCAAAACAAGGTGTTTTATTATTAAATGCAACGCTTACGGTTAGAGCTCAACAAGCTGGTAGCCATCAAAAAAAGGGCTGGGAAAATTTCACAAATGCTATAATTAAGATAATTAGCAAAGAAAAAAAAGAAGTTGTCTTTTTGCTTTGGGGAGGATTTGCGAAACAAAAAGCGAAATTTATTGATGGATTTAGACACCATATTTTAACATCTGGACATCCTTCACCTTTAAGCGCGAATAGAGGCTATTGGTTTAACAACAAGCATTTTAGTAAAGCTAATTTGTATTTAACAGAAAAAGGATATGAACCTATAAATTGGGAATAA
- a CDS encoding substrate-binding domain-containing protein, with protein MKRINIGGVPEHFNLAWYLTLKNGEYKNEGINLRWKDYFGGTGAMNKGLREGEIDMAVILTEGIIKDIIDGNPSKIVQTFVQSPLIWGIHVAHNSDFESIEDLKGKKAAISRYGSGSHLMAFINAESNNWNLEEDLDFEVIKNLDGAVEGLTNGVADYFMWEKFTTKPIVDEGVFRRIANCPTPWPCFVIAVNNEFFENNKEDVKTILNIINNTTSEFKSIPSIDVTIANRYDQRLEDVQEWLSLTEWSQDVIDEATIMTVQEKLLELDIIPKSIDYSDLIHDLK; from the coding sequence ATGAAACGAATAAATATTGGTGGAGTTCCTGAGCATTTTAATTTAGCTTGGTATTTAACGCTTAAAAACGGAGAGTATAAAAATGAAGGAATCAATCTAAGATGGAAAGATTACTTTGGAGGCACAGGAGCTATGAATAAGGGCTTACGTGAAGGCGAGATTGATATGGCAGTTATACTAACCGAAGGTATCATTAAAGATATTATAGATGGCAATCCTAGTAAAATAGTCCAAACGTTTGTGCAATCGCCATTAATTTGGGGAATTCATGTAGCACACAATTCTGATTTTGAATCGATTGAAGATTTAAAAGGAAAAAAAGCAGCAATTAGCAGATATGGTTCTGGCTCACATTTGATGGCATTTATAAATGCTGAAAGCAATAATTGGAACCTTGAAGAGGACCTTGATTTTGAGGTTATAAAAAATCTTGATGGCGCAGTTGAAGGCTTAACAAATGGTGTTGCAGATTATTTTATGTGGGAAAAATTCACAACAAAACCAATAGTTGATGAAGGCGTTTTTAGGCGTATAGCTAATTGCCCTACGCCATGGCCTTGTTTTGTAATAGCTGTGAATAATGAGTTTTTTGAAAATAATAAAGAAGACGTTAAAACTATTTTAAACATCATTAACAACACTACAAGTGAGTTTAAATCTATTCCAAGTATTGATGTTACAATTGCTAACAGATATGATCAAAGGTTAGAAGATGTACAAGAATGGTTGTCATTAACAGAGTGGTCACAAGATGTAATAGATGAAGCAACCATCATGACTGTTCAAGAAAAACTATTAGAGTTGGATATTATTCCAAAATCCATTGACTATTCTGATTTGATTCACGATTTAAAGTAA